Proteins encoded in a region of the Thunnus thynnus chromosome 8, fThuThy2.1, whole genome shotgun sequence genome:
- the ctbs gene encoding di-N-acetylchitobiase, with protein MTWFLVFVSSVIVVCGASVCPCERPELCQQIHEERDFEVFVFDVGGKTWKSYNWSMVTTVATFGKYDAELMCYAHSKGARVVLKGDVRLSYIVDQDNRTAWITEKVKLAKSQFMDGINIDIEQAVEQDSPEYLALTNLVKETTEAFHREIPGSQVSFDVAWSPKCIDKRCYDYVTIAESCDLLFVMSYDEQSQITGDCIAMANAPFSQTLNAYDQYLNLNIDPKKLVMGVPWYGYDYPCLNLSQEGICFIPKVPFRGVPCSDAAGIQKKYSWIMQQVKSSLSGRLWDSKQQAPYFNYKDQEGKIHQVWYDDPESICPKADLVKSKGLRGIGMWNGNILDYSDDPVAKQQTAMMWNALLGC; from the exons ATGACCTGGTTTCTTGTGTTTGTATCTTCGGTCATCGTGGTGTGCGGTGCCAGCGTCTGTCCGTGTGAGAGACCCGAGCTGTGTCAGCAGATACACGAAGAGAGAGACTTTGAG gtgtttgtttttgatgtggGCGGAAAGACATGGAAGTCTTACAACTGGAGCATGGTGACGACAGTGGCaacatttggaaaatatgaTGCTGAACTCATGTGTTATGCTCATTCCAAAGGAGCGCGGGTAGTCCTCAAAG GTGATGTTCGCCTCTCGTACATTGTGGACCAAGACAACAGGACGGCGTGGATAACGGAGAAGGTCAAATTGGCCAAGAGTCAGTTTATGGATGGGATCAACATAGACATTGAACAAGCAGTAGAACAGGACTCGCCAGAGTACCTTGCTCTGACAAACCTGGTCAAAGAGACCACTGAGGCTTTCCACAGGGAGATCCCAGGTTCTCag GTCTCATTCGATGTTGCCTGGTCACCTAAATGTATCGACAAGCGCTGCTATGATTACGTCACCATCGCCGAATCCTGCGACCTGCTGTTTGTGATGTCCTACGATGAGCAGAGCCAGATCACGGGGGACTGTATCGCAATGGCAAATGCTCCGTTCTCTCAAACACTCAATG CCTATGATCAGTATTTGAATCTGAATATTGATCCAAAGAAGCTGGTGATGGGTGTGCCATGGTACGGCTATGACTACCCATGCCTCAACCTTTCCCAG GAGGGAATATGTTTTATTCCCAAAGTCCCTTTCCGTGGAGTCCCTTGCAGCGATGCAGCTGgaatacagaaaaaatacagcTGGATCATGCAGCAGGTCAAAAGCTCGTTGTCCGGCAGGCTGTGGGACAGCAAGCAGCAGGCTCCCTACTTCAATTACAAG GACCAGGAAGGAAAGATTCACCAGGTTTGGTATGACGACCCGGAGAGTATCTGTCCCAAGGCGGACTTGGTGAAATCTAAAGGTTTGAGGGGCATTGGCATGTGGAATGGAAACATCTTGGACTACAGCGATGATCCTGTCGCCAAGCAGCAGACCGCAATGATGTGGAATGCCCTCTTAGGATGCTAG